In Novosphingobium sp. RL4, the sequence CGGCAGGCGGGAAGGCCCATCTTCGGCAGGTCATGGGCCAGCGAGACCGGCCACCCTATCACGTAGGCGGCGATGATACGGCGCGCGAGCGGCGTTCCCGCAACCCGGTCGCGCATGAGGCGGCGCAGGAGGAAGGCGCCCTGGCTGTGTCCGGCCAGCACGATCGGGCGGTTGCCGGGCACGGCCTTCACGAAAGTGTCGAATGCGGCCAGGACATCCGAATAGGCGAGATCGATGGCCTCGTTCGCCGGCTTCTCGCCAGTGAGGAACGCGCCGATGGCGGCCTGGCGGTAGCGGGGTGCCCATAATTCGCCCGCGGCGTTGAACGGGCTCGCCATGCCTTTCACGAACAGGGCGGCGCGGTCCTGCGAAACCTTGTCAGCGAAGCTGGCGTTCCATGCGCTGCGATCGATCAGGCTGGTGGGATGGACGAAGAACACCGCGACCGGCAGGGGCTTGGTGGGTGGGGTCACGCCGGGTGGAAGCCAGTGGGCCGGATCGTTTTCGATCCCCGGCCCGGAAATCCACATGTGCGGATCTCGCCAGGCTTCAGGCCCGAGCTTCTGCTGCGACGCGAAGGTCACGTTCGGCACGAACGCCATTTCCGTGAGCCGATCCGACCACAGGCGCAGGGCCACCAGCGAACCGATCAGCAGTGCGACGATAACGGCGATTGCGTAGAGGAACTTGCGAGCCATGGTTCAGGGTCTTGCCCGCCGGTGCGTGACGGTCAAGCGCCGGTATCCGGAGCGCCACGATCAAGGGTATGCTCTCCATCCTCACCGTTGCGGGCAGCTTCGCGTTCGAGCCAGATCTTTATCATCGCCACCAGCGGATCGGCCAGCGCAAGCCCCAGCAGCCCGAACAGCACCCCCATGATGAGCTGTGCCGCGAGCACCAGGGCAGGAGGCAGGTCCACGGTCTTGCGGGCGATCATCGGTACGATGAGATAGCCGTCGATCAGGTGTATCAGCAGATAGACAAAGATCGTGTAGAGCCCCATCTCGTAGCCGCCCGAAAAGCCGACGAGCACCATGATCATGCCCGAGATCGGGGCGCCGATATTGGGCAGGAAGGCCAGGAGGCCGGTGATGAGGCCAAGCAGCGCCGCCATCGGCACGCCGTAGAATTGCAGCATCGCCCAGGTGAACAGGCCCTCCACGGTCATGCCGATCAGGCGTCCGAACAGCAGGCGGCGCAGGGCCTGGCCCATGACCTTGACCGTCGCCTCGAAATGGTCGCGCCGGTCGATCGGGAGCATCCAGCCCACACCGCGGCGATAGAGGCGCGGCTCCATGGCGAAGTAGATGCCAAGGACAAGGATCAGGAACAGTGTCGTGAACACGCCGATCAGGCCGCCGACCACGCGTGTCACCTGCCCGATCCCGCCGACTGCTTCCTGCGCCATGCCGCGAAGCTCGGTGACGCGCGGTTGAATCCCGTGCGCATGAAGCCAGTTGAGCCCGTGGCGGAACTGGCTTTCGATGGTGGCCGGAAGTTCGGCTGCCTGAAGTGCGATCTGGCTGCCGGCGAAGCGTGCGACCCAGAGCAGGAACAGCATGGCGAAGAGCAGCACGAGGCCCACGCGCCATCCGCGCGGAATCTTGAGTATCTTGCCCAGCAGGCGGGCGCCGCCGTCGATCAGGGCACCGAACACGATGCCGCCGAAGATCACGAGCAGCGATTGGGAAAGAAAGACAGCCAGCGCCAGCAGGGCGGCCATGCCGATCCAGACGAACGCCCTGCGGGCCTCCGTGCGGATCAGGGGATCGGAAATATCGGTGGGGCCGGCGCGCTCGGCGATGTCGGTCCCCGTTTCGTCTTCCGCCCCCGTTGCCATCATTTCCAGGCCTTGGTCTCGTCCACCGGGGGACGCAGGCTGGAGAACGATCGGCCGGGCCGCAGTGCGCCCCACCAGGTCAGCGGATTCCAGGTCTGGGTTCCGTCGAGCGAGAACGTGACGAATTCCGCTCTTCCGCCAATGTCGGACAGAGGCACCGGCCCGCCCAGGCCACCGCCGGGCTGGCCGAACATGTCGGTTTCGAACGGCGCACGGCTGTCTGCCGAACGGTCGCGGTCATCACCCATCAGGAAGACGTGGCCTTCTGGCACCTTGATCTCCGGATAATCGTCCAGTTCCTGGTCGATGTAGTCGATCACGTCATAACTGGCGCCGTTCGGCAATGTTTCACGATAGGTCGGCATCTCGTAAACTTCCTTGCCGCTCCGCAGGCGGGTACGGAATTGTTCGAAGCCGTCATAGCAGTGGCCGGGTTCGGCATCGCCTTCGCAGCGCAGCGAATCGTCGGCGGCAAGGCGCACCGGCGGCTCGACCTCGCGCGGAACGAAGCGGCCGTTCAGCCGGATGCGCCCATTGATGACCGCAATCCGATCACCCGGGAGCGCAACCACGCGCTTGATGAGATCGGCCTTGCGATTGCCGGGCACGACGATGACGATGTCGCCGTATTCCGGTGTCTGGCCCAGAATGCGCCGGGTGCTGCGCGGGAGCATGTGGAAGCTGGCCGATGACCAGTTCCAGCCATAGGGATATTTGGAAACGACCAGACGGTCCCCCACCAGCAACCCCGGCATCATCGAGATCGACGGAATGTAGAACGGCTTGGCGATCAGCGAGTGGAACGCGAGCACGCCCACCAGCATCAGCGCCAGTCCGCGAAATTCGTGAAGCCAGTTGACCTTTTCCGTCGCCGGAGGAGCCTTCATGGGGACCTCGCTGGAAGTCGGCGTGGGCTGGTGAATCATGTCCCGGGGATACTCGGCGTCAGGAATGGGGAATCGGGCGTGCTTCGATGATTACGAAGGCCTGCGCCCATGGATGATCGTCGGTGAGCGTGAGGTGAACCACGGCTTCATGACCGGCGGGAATCAGGGAATCAAGCCGCGTCTTCGCCCCGCCGGTGAGAGCCAGGGTGGGCGCGCCGGACGGGGCATTGGCCACTCCGATGTCCTTCATGAACACTCCGGCCTTGAAGCCGGTCCCGACCGCCTTGGAAAACGCTTCCTTCGCCGCGAACCGCTTCGCCAGGGTGCCAGCCTTGGTGAAAGGCCGGCGATTGGCCTTGGTGCGCTCCAGCTCGGTGAAGACGCGGTTCTCGAAACGCTCACCGAACCTGTCGAGCGAGTTCTGGATTCGCTCGATGTTGCACAAGTCCGAGCCGAGGCCGATGATCATGGAATGCCGGGTCCTTTTTACCTGACCTCGTCCATCAGGGCGCGCATCTTGCGCACGCTGGCGTCGAGCCCGCAGAATATCGCCTCGCCGATAAGGTAGTGGCCGATGTTGAGTTCCGCCAGTTGCGGAATCGCGGCAATCGGCTGGACATTCTCGTAAGTAAGGCCGTGCCCGGCATGGGGCTCGATGCCGTTCTTGGCCGCCAGCGCGGCCATATCGGCGATCCGCCTGAGTTCGGTGGCGACGTCGGCGCCGGTGGCATGGGCATATTCGCCGGTGTGGAACTCGACCACCGGCGCGCCAAGCTTCATGGCCGCTTCGATCTGGCGTGCTTCCGGGGCGATGAACAGGCTCACGCGAATGCCGGCGTCCGAGAGGCGCGAGACGATCGGGGCGAGCCTGTTGTGCAGGCCGGCGGCGTCCAGTCCGCCTTCGGTGGTGCGCTCCTCGCGCCGTTCCGGCACGATGCACGCGGCATGAGGGCGATGGCGCAGGGCGATCTCGAGCATCTCGTCGGTTGCCGCCATTTCCAGGTTGATCGGCAACCCGGTTGCAGTCGCCACGCGTTCGAGATCTTCGTCGCGGATGTGGCGGCGATCTTCGCGCAGATGCACGGTGATGCCGTCGCCGCCGGCCTCGGCGACGATCCGGGCGGCGCGCGCCGGATCGGGGTGCTCGCCGCCGCGCGCGTTGCGGATGGTGGCCACATGGTCGATGTTGACGCCGAGGCGAAGCCGCCCCGGATTGAGAACGCTGCTCACCATCGCTTCCCCCTAGAGGCTCAGACCTGTGCCCGGCTGCCGGGCTTGGTTGCGGGCTTGGCGGCCAGTTCGGCCGGAACTTCGTCATCGGCGTAAGTCGGGAAGTTGAGCGCGACGAGCGGGAAGAACGGCACCCCGAGATCGACGGCGCCGGCCGTGCGATCAACCAGCGAGGCTGCCGCAACGACTTCGCCGCCGGCTTCCTCGATCGCCTTGATCGCCTCGCGGCTGGACAGGCCGGTCGTGACCACGTCCTCGACCATCAGCACCTTGTCGCCCGGTTCGAGGGCAAAGCCGCGGCGCAGTTCGAACGTGCCGGTGGGGCGCTCGACGAACATCGCGTCGACCTGAAGCGCGCGGCCCATTTCCTGGCCGATGATGACCCCGCCCATCGCCGGGGAAACGACCTTGGTGATGGACTTGCGAATATCGTGGGGGAGTTTTGCGGCGAGCGCGACGGCGAGTCTCGCGGCGCGGTCGGGGTTCATCAGAACACGGGCGCATTGCAGGTAGTGCGCACTGTGTCGGCCCGAGGAAAGCAGGAAATGCCCCTCAAGCAAAGCCTTGCTGGCGCGGAACTCGGCGAGGACTTCTTCTTCCTGCATCGGGGGGTAATCCTTTGGTGCAATTTGCAATGTTCTGGCACGGCGGCGAGGCCCCGCGCGTCAAAAATCCCCTAGAGGCGCTTGAGACGGGCGGCAAGGCCGCGTATAGCCCCCGGTGAAGGGGGGCACAAAGCCTCCGCAATAGGGGTGCGCGCTTGGGAGGCGACTCACTGCGCGTTCATAAAGAAAACGGAAGCGCTATAACCATGATATTGGGCAAAACCGTTCGTACCTTGGGCGAGGCTGCAAAGGCTCTCGGTATCGTTTCAGCCGGAGTTCTGGCGCTTTTCACCGTTCCGGCGCTTGCGGCGGCAGGTGCTTCCGATGCGGCACCCGCAGCGGTGGCCGGCTATACGCCGATGAAGCCGACGCCGGGTATCGGCATGCCGGTCGAAGGCGGAATCGGTCTCCAGCAACAATTTTCCAAGCTCGGCGAATATGGCGAGTGGATCCATGATGGCGTGCTCATGCCGATCATCACGGCGATCACGCTTTTCGTCCTGCTGCTGCTGGTGATCATCGCGGTGCGCTTCAATCGCCGCGCCAACCCGGTCGCGTCGAAGACGAGCCACAACACGATCCTCGAAGTGGTATGGACCCTGGTTCCGGTGCTGATCCTGATCGGCATCGCGGTTCCCTCGATCGACCTGATCGCCAAGCAGTACAAGCCGGCCCAGAAAGGCGCGCTGACCATCAAGGTCACGGGCAACCAATGGTTCTGGACTTACGGTTACCCCGACAATGGCGACTTCGAAGTCGTCTCGAACATGCTCAACCTTCCCGGTCAGCCGGTCATCAACAACGGCGTGCGCGAAGTGGGTTCCAAGCCCTGGGACGGTCCCTCGCACCTTGAGGTCGACAACCGCATGGTCGTGCCGGTGGGTGAACCGATCCGGCTCCAGATCACTGCAGCCGACGTGATTCACTCGTTTGCGGTGCCCTCGCTGTGGTTCAAGCTCGACGCCGTTCCCGGCCGCATCAACGAGAAGGTGCTCCTGGTCGAGAAGCCCGGGGTCTACTACGGCCAGTGCTCGGAACTGTGCGGCGCCAAGCATGGCTATATGCCGATCGCGGTCGAAGCGCTTCCCCGTGCACAATACGATGCCTGGGTGCTGTCCCACGCCGGCGGCGTGATCGATGGTCAGGCCAAGCCTGCCGCCGCAGTTGCGCCGGCAGCATCCACCGCAGCGGCCCCTGCCGCAGTCGCCACGGCCGAAGCGACGGAGGCAGCCGCCTCCGACGCGACAGCCGCAGCCGAATAAGAGCGAATCGAAGGACAGGGTCCAACCATGGCAACCACCGCTCCAGAGCATTTCCAAGGTCACGTGGATCACCACGGACACGCAGATCACGACCATAAGCCGAGCTTTTTCGCGCGCTGGTTCATGTCCACCAACCACAAGGACATCGGAACGATGTACCTGATCTTCGCGATCATCGCGGGGATCATCGGCGGCGCCTTTTCGGGCATGATGCGCGTCGAACTGGCCGAACCGGGCATCCAGTACCTGGATATCTTCGCCCGCTGGTTCGGCGCGACCAACCCTGACTTCAACTCCACGCTGCATGTCTGGAACGTCCTGATAACGGCCCATGGCCTCATCATGGTGTTCTTCATGGTCATGCCGGCGATGATCGGCGGCTTCGGCAACTGGTTCGTGCCGCTCATGATCGGCGCGCCGGACATGGCCTTCCCGCGCATGAACAACATTTCGTTCTGGCTGACCGTGGCGGGCTTCATCTCGCTGCTGTGCTCGGCCTTCGTGCCTGGCGGCACGGGGCTTGGCGCAGGTACGGGCTGGACCGTCTATGCCCCGCTCTCGACCACCGGCTCGCCCGGACCCGCGGTCGATTTCGGCATCTTCGCGCTGCACCTTTCGGGGGCCGGCTCGATCATGGGCGCGATCAACTTCATCACCACGATCTTCAACATGCGTGCCCCCGGCATGACCATGCACAAGATGCCGCTCTTCGTGTGGTCGATGCTCGTTACCGCGTTCCTGTTGCTGCTCTCGCTGCCGGTTCTGGCCGCTGCGATCACCATGCTGCTGACCGACCGCAACTTCGGCACCACCTTCTTCGATCCTTCGGGCGGCGGCGATCCGGTGCTTTATCAGCACCTGTTCTGGTTCTTCGGCCACCCCGAAGTCTACATCATGATCCTGCCCGGCTTCGGCATCATCTCGCAGATCATCTCGACCTTCTCGAAGAAGCCGGTGTTTGGCTACCTCGGCATGGCCTATGCGATGGTCGCGATCGGTGTCGTCGGCTTCATCGTCTGGGCACACCACATGTACGCCACCGGCATGTCGGTGAACACGAAGATGTACTTCACCGCCGCCACCATGGTCATCGCGGTGCCTACGGGCATCAAGATCTTCTCGTGGATCGCGACGATGTGGGGCGGTTCGGTCGAGTTCAAGAGCCCGATGGTCTGGGCGATCGGCTTTATCTTCCTCTTCACCGTCGGCGGCGTGACCGGCGTGGTGCTGGCGAACGGCGGCGTCGACGACGTGCTGCACGACACCTACTACGTCGTGGCGCATTTCCACTACGTGCTCTCGCTGGGTGCCGTCACTGCGCTCTTCGCCGGGTTCTACTACTGGTTCCCGAAGATGAGCGGCCGGATGCATTCCGAGTTCCTCGCCCACGTCCATTTCTGGATCTTCTTCGTGGGCGTGAACATGATCTTCTTCCCGATGCACTTCCTCGGGCTGCAGGGCATGCCGCGCCGCTATCCGGACTATGCCGAGGCGTACCAGCACTGGAACCACGTCGCGACGATCGGCTACATGGTCATGGCGACCAGCCTCGTGGTCTGGTTCATCAACATCGCCTATGCTTTCCTGGCCGGTCGCAAGGCCGAGGACAGCTATTGGGGTGAAGGTGCGACCACGCTTGAGTGGACGCTGACCAGCCCGCCGCCGTTCCACCAGTTCGAGACGCTCCCCGTGATCGAGGATGCGGCTCACCACTGATCGAGCCGTCGTCGTCCCGGATAGGTCCGGGACGACGACCGGTTCCCAGGCCCTCGCTTTTCGGGCCTTTGCGGGTGTATGGGGCCAAGCACCATGATGACTACGAGTCCCACTACTGCCGCCGCTCCGCTCCCGGCCGACTGGCGCGATCTCTTCGCGCTGACCAAGCCGCGGGTGATGAGCCTGGTCATTTTCACCGGCCTTTGCGGCCTGCTTGCCGCGCCTGAGCGGATCAATCCTGTTCTCGCGTTCACCGCGATTCTGTGCATCGCCATGGGCGCGGGAGGGGCGGCCGCGCTCAACCAATGGTGGGAAGCGGATCTTGACGCCGGGATGAAGCGCACTTCGAAGCGCCCCCTGCCGCAGGGCCGTCTCGACCGCACCACGGCGCGCGATTTCGCGGGCGTGCTCTGCGCCGTCTCGGTATTCCTGATGGGCTTCGCGGTCGGCTGGCTTCCTGCTGCGATCCTTGCGATCTCGATCATCTATTATGCCGTGATCTACACGATCTGGCTGAAGCCGCGCACGCCGCAGAACATCGTGATCGGTGGCGGCGCCGGCGCGTTCCCTCCGTTGATCGGGTGGGTTGCCGCGACCGGACATGTCACGCTGATGCCGGTGCTGCTCTTTGCCATCATATTCTTCTGGACCCCGCCGCATTTCTGGGCGCTCGCGCTGTTCGTCAAAAGCGATTACGCCAAGGTCGGCATCCCGATGATGCCGGTCGTCGCGGGCGAGAAGGCCACGCGCCGCCAGATCCTGCTCTACGCCATCCTCCTGCTGCCGCTTTCGGTGCTGCCATGGTGGATCGGCGGTGCCGGGGCCGTCTACGGGGTTTCCGCGATCGTGCTTTCCACGCTGTTCCTGGCGTTCTCCGTTCGTGTCGGGCTGCGGGAACGCAGCGGACCCGAGGATACGATGAAGCCGGAAAAGCAGCTCTTCGCCTATTCCGTGCTCTACCTCTTCGTGCTGTTCGCGGCGCTGGTGGTGGATCGCTTCATCGTCCTGTGAAAGATCGAAGCATGAACGACATCCCGCAACCAGAACCCGGAACGCCCGATATCCGCACGCCGGAGCAGATTCGGCGGAGCCGGAACCGGGTGCTGGCGCTCAGCCTCGCGGCGTTCGTGGTGCTGGTGTTCTTCATCTCGATCGCGAAGATGGGCTGATGGAGACGGCGATCGCACCTGTCCGCAGCAACCGGCGCGTCGCTTTCATCGCCCTGTCGATGGCGTTGCTGATGCTGGGCCTCGGTTACGCTTCCGTCCCGCTCTACCGCATCTTCTGCCAGGTTACCGGCTACAACGGGACTACGCGCCGTGTGGACGAGACGCAGGCGGCAGCCGTGCAGGTGACGGACAAGACCATGTCGATCCGCTTCGACGCCAATGTCGAACGAGGCATGCCGTGGCAGTTCAAGCCACTCCAGCGCACCGACACCGTGACCATCGGTGAGCGCGATATGGCGCTTTTCTGGGCCAAAAACGCTTCCGACAAGGTGATCACCGGCACGGCGAGCTTCAATGTCGAGCCTGAGCAGGCGGCGCGCTACTTCAACAAAATCCAGTGCTTCTGCTTCACCGAGCAGACGCTCCAGCCGGGCGAAGCGGTGAAGATGCCGGTGATCTACTACGTCGATCCGGCGATCCTGAACGATCCCGACAACAAGGACGTGGAGCAGATCACGCTCAGCTACACCTTCCATGTCACCAGCGTCTCCGATGCAAAGACACTGGACCACAGCCAAACGGGCGGTTAAGTCCCGGGGCGGGAAACAAATCACGGGGGGAGCATTACCCCACCGGAAGAATCGAACACCGAAGTTTCGAGAACGGGGAAGAAGGCACCATGGCCGGTACCAAGAATCACGATTACCACATTCTTCCGCCGGACATCGCGCCGCTGGCCACCACCATCGGCGCGCTGACATTCACGACGGGGATGGTCCTGTTCATGCATGACATGGCGGGCGGCAAGTTCGTGCCCTGGCTGGGCCTTGCCATCCTGATCGCCTCGATGTTCATGTGGTTCTCGAAGATCATCAAGGAAGCGCACGCGGGCGACCACACGCCGGTCGTGCAGCTTCACCAGCGCTACGGCATGATCCTGTTCATCGCTTCGGAAGTGATGTTCTTCGTCGGCTGGTTCTGGGCCTTCTTCGATTTTTCGCTGTTTCCCTCGACGCTTTCCGAAGCGGTCGGTGGACAGTGGCCGCCCAAGGCGATCGAGGCGGTCATGGACCCGTTCGACCTGCCCTTGCTGAACACGCTGATCCTGCTCTGCTCGGGCACCACGGTAACCTGGGCGCATCACGCGCTGATCCATGGGGACCGCGAAGGCCTGAAGAAGGGCCTCTGGGCAACCATCCTGCTTGGCGTGCTGTTCTCCTGCATCCAGGCCTATGAATACGTTCACGCGCCGTTCCCCTTCGGCCAGAACACCTATGGCTCGGCGTTCTACATGGCGACGGGCTTCCACGGCTTCCACGTCATCGTCGGCACCATCATGCTGATCGTCTGCCTGAAGCGTGCGTACAACGGCGACTTCACGCCGCGTCAGCACTTCGGTTTCGAAGCTGCTGCGTGGTACTGGCACTTCGTCGACGTGGTGTGGCTGTTCCTTTTCGTCGCCATCTACATCTGGGGCGGCTGGGGTTACCCGACGCATTGATGCTGCCGCCCGATTCGGGCGATGGCGATCCGATCGAAAGGGGCAGTCCGACTTCGCGTCGGCTGCCCCTTTCGGTTTCGGAACACTGATCCGGGGCAGGCCCCGATCCGAGGAAGCACGATGCACCGCATTCCCATTTTTTCGACGCTGGTCGTGCTCGCCGCCGCAGGGCTGATGGTGGGGCTCGGCTTCTGGCAATTGCAGCGCCTTCAAGAAAAGGAAGCGCTGCTTTCCAGTTATGCCAGCGCGCAAAGGTTGCCCGGTGAAGTCGAATGGCCGCGCAGCAAGGAAAAGCAGCAGGGCTTCCTGTACCGCCGCGCTCGGCTCGAATGCGCTGTCGTCACCGGCCATTCGAGCATTGCCGGGCGCAATGCCAAGGACGAATCGGGCGCCGCGCAGACGGCCGACTGCACTTTGGCAGACGGAACGAAGGCCTTGGTCGTGCTCGGATGGTCGCGCATGCCGATGGCCGCCGGCGGCTGGGCAGGGGGCGAGGTCCACGGTGTGATCGCACCCGGACCGAGGCTCGTCGCTGCGCCGCCATTGGCGGGGCTGGAGGCGAACGCCATTCCCGATCCCGCCGAGATACCGAACAATCACTTGTCCTACGCCGTGCAGTGGTTCTTTTTCGCGGCGACGGCTCTGGTCATCTACGTTCTTGCATTGGCGAAAGGGCGCCGGCCCTGACCGCAAGGCGGAGCCCGGAATGAAATTTCGCCTCGGCCAGCTTTAGGAATTGTTCTTGCCCAACCTGCACGACAGGCTTTTCATTTCGCGCCCCTGCCGCTAACCGCGCCCGATGGACTATATCAGCACCCGTGGCAGCGCTCCCGCGCTCGATTTCGAAGGCGCGACACTGGCCGGCCTGGCTTCCGACGGCGGTCTTTATGTTCCGCGCGAGTGGCCTCGCTTTTCGGCTGACGAAATCGCGGCCATGGCGGGCCTGCCTTATGCCGAGCTGGCGGCGAAGATCATGTTCCCCTTCGTCGAGGGAAGCCTGACTTACGACCGCCTGCTGGAGCTGACGACCCAGGCTTACGGCCGCTTCGCGCACAAGGCGGTAACGCCGCTCAAGCAGCTGGACGAGCAGCAGTGGGTGCTGGAACTGTTCCACGGGCCGACACTGGCTTTCAAGGACGTGGCGCTGCAGCTGCTGGGCCTGCTGTTCGAGGAATTCCTCGGCCGCTCGGAGCGTAACCTGACCATTGTCGGCGCGACTTCGGGCGACACCGGTTCGGCGGCGATCGACGCGGTGGCCGGACGGGCCAAGGTCGATATCTTCATGATCCACCCGCATGGCCGTGTCTCCGATGTGCAGCGTCGCCAGATGACGACGGTGCTGGCACCGAACGTTCACAACATCGCCATCGACGGCTCTTTCGACGATGCGCAGGCGATGGTGAAGCGCATGTTCAACGATCGCGACGTGACGGGACGCTTCGCGATCGGCGCCGTGAACTCTATCAACTGGGCGCGCCTGATGGCCCAGGTGGTCTATTACTTTGCTGCAGGTCTCCAGCTTGGCGCGCCGCACCGTAAGGTCGCTTTCTCGGTGCCTACCGGCAATTTCGGCGATGTGTTCGCCGGATACGTCGCCGCGCAGATGGGCTTGCCGGTCGAGAAGCTGATCGTTGCCACCAACGTCAACGACATCCTTCACCGTGCGCTGGCCGAAGGCGACTATTCGCAGGGTACTGTCACGCCAACTGCTGCACCCTCGATGGACATCCAGGTTTCGTCCAACTTCGAACGCCTCCTGTTCGATCTGGGCGGCCGCGATGGCGCCGCGCTGGCTGCGCAGATGGCAGGGTTCGAGGCGACCAGGGCCATGAAGCTCACCGAAGCCCAGCGTGAAGGTGCCGCGGCACTGTTCCAGTCTGCCCGCGCCGATGGTGACGAAATGGCGCAGGCTATCCGCTGGGCCTGGGAAAACTGCGGCGAACTGATCGACCCGCACACCGCTTGCGGCCTGTTCGCCGCGCGGTCCGCCGGGATCGACGCTGCCGTTCCCGTCGTAACGCTGGCGACGGCGCATCCCGCCAAGTTCCCGGACGCGGTAGAGCGTGCGACCGGTCAGCGTTCCGGGCTGCCGGCCCGCGTGGGCGACTTGTTCGAGCGCGAGGAAAAGTGCGTCGAACTGCCGGGCGACTACGAGGCGATCGCCGCGTTCGTGGCCGAGCACGCGACCCCGAAGGTCTGACAGAGGGCTCCATGGCAGACATCGCAACCCAGCCGCTGATCCTCGCAGGGGAGGGCTGGGATGACTATGGCCTCGTCGATTCGGGGCACGGACGCAAGCTGGAACGCTACGGCAGCTACCGCTTCGTGCGCCCCGAACCGCAGGCGATGTGGACGCCGCGGCTCGAGAACTGGGATGCGCACGGCGAATTCGTGCCGGGCTCTGACGAGGACGGCGGCGGCCGGTGGCTGTTCGACAAGATGGTTCCGCGTGAAGGCTGGCCGCTTGCCTGGAACGAAGTCGGCTTCACCGCGCAGTGCACGCCGTTTCGCCATCTGGGGTTCTTCCCGGACATGGCCCCGGTGTGGGACTGGATGCGGGACATGCTTGCCGGGCAAGCCGATGCCAGCACGCTGAACCTCTTCGGCTACACCGGCGTCGGCACGCTTGCGTTGTCGGCCCATGGCCCGGTCACGCACGTCGATGCCTCCAAGAAGTCCGTCGCCCAGGCGCGCGAGAATGCAGAGCTGGCCGGGCTGGGAGATCGTCCGGTGCGCTGGCTGATCGACGATGCAGCCAAGTTCACCGCGCGCGAAGTGCGCCGGGGCAAACGCTATGACGGGATCATTCTCGATCCGCCGAAGTTCGGACGCGGCCCTACCGGCGAAACCTGGCGCCTGGAGGAAAACCTTCCCGGCCTGCTTGCCGATTGCCGCCAACTGCTCGACGCGGACAGCAAGTTCCTGTTTCTAACCGTCTATGCCGTGCGCATGTCGTCATTGGCGCTGGCGGGGCTGATGGAGGAACTGTTCCGCGACCTGCCCGGCACGATCGAGCATGGCGACCTCGCCGTGCGCGAAGACGGGGAGGGCCGTCTCCTCCCCACCGCAATCTTCGCGCGCTGGCGAAATAACGGCTAAGGGCCCCCGCCATGCACTCCAATGCCATGACCGATTCGCTCATTCTCGAAGTCGCCGATTTCGAACACGATGTCCTCACCGGCATCTATTCGGAAGAAACCGGCAAGCCGCAGCCGCTGCGCTTCACGATCACCGTGCACATGAAGCCCGCCGATCACTACGCGCCGGACACGCCGCTGACCGCCAGCAAGAACTATATGGACCTCAAGTTCGCAGCCAGCGAAGCGCTGCCGCAGGGTGTCCACTTCAAGCTGATCGAGGCGGTGGCCGATCACGTCTGCGAAACGCTGTTTCTTCAGGACGAGCGGGTTGAGGCGGTAACGGTGAAGATCGTCAAGCTGGCCATCGCAGAAGCCGGCGAGAAGATCGGCATGACGCTTACGCGGCTGCGTCGCTGAATCATGATCCTGCGCGTTGGACCATTGGCGGATGATCCGCTCGATGCCGCCGCGCAGTTTCACGCCGGCGCCCTGGCCGAAGCCCGCTCGATACTGGCAGGGGGCGAGACGTCGCTGGTTCTGGTCTTCACGGCCGCCGGCCATGCCCATCGTGGCTGGCGGCTCGCTGCCGTGCAGGGGCTTGCCCGCGAACATGCGCCGCGCCGCGTCAATGGGCTTGCGGGCGACAGTGCCGAGGCGATAGCCGCCGTGGCCGAGTGGCTGAATCTGGCGCCCGCCGTGA encodes:
- a CDS encoding cytochrome c oxidase subunit 3, which gives rise to MAGTKNHDYHILPPDIAPLATTIGALTFTTGMVLFMHDMAGGKFVPWLGLAILIASMFMWFSKIIKEAHAGDHTPVVQLHQRYGMILFIASEVMFFVGWFWAFFDFSLFPSTLSEAVGGQWPPKAIEAVMDPFDLPLLNTLILLCSGTTVTWAHHALIHGDREGLKKGLWATILLGVLFSCIQAYEYVHAPFPFGQNTYGSAFYMATGFHGFHVIVGTIMLIVCLKRAYNGDFTPRQHFGFEAAAWYWHFVDVVWLFLFVAIYIWGGWGYPTH
- a CDS encoding SURF1 family protein encodes the protein MHRIPIFSTLVVLAAAGLMVGLGFWQLQRLQEKEALLSSYASAQRLPGEVEWPRSKEKQQGFLYRRARLECAVVTGHSSIAGRNAKDESGAAQTADCTLADGTKALVVLGWSRMPMAAGGWAGGEVHGVIAPGPRLVAAPPLAGLEANAIPDPAEIPNNHLSYAVQWFFFAATALVIYVLALAKGRRP
- a CDS encoding cytochrome c oxidase assembly protein is translated as METAIAPVRSNRRVAFIALSMALLMLGLGYASVPLYRIFCQVTGYNGTTRRVDETQAAAVQVTDKTMSIRFDANVERGMPWQFKPLQRTDTVTIGERDMALFWAKNASDKVITGTASFNVEPEQAARYFNKIQCFCFTEQTLQPGEAVKMPVIYYVDPAILNDPDNKDVEQITLSYTFHVTSVSDAKTLDHSQTGG
- a CDS encoding heme o synthase, whose translation is MMTTSPTTAAAPLPADWRDLFALTKPRVMSLVIFTGLCGLLAAPERINPVLAFTAILCIAMGAGGAAALNQWWEADLDAGMKRTSKRPLPQGRLDRTTARDFAGVLCAVSVFLMGFAVGWLPAAILAISIIYYAVIYTIWLKPRTPQNIVIGGGAGAFPPLIGWVAATGHVTLMPVLLFAIIFFWTPPHFWALALFVKSDYAKVGIPMMPVVAGEKATRRQILLYAILLLPLSVLPWWIGGAGAVYGVSAIVLSTLFLAFSVRVGLRERSGPEDTMKPEKQLFAYSVLYLFVLFAALVVDRFIVL
- the coxB gene encoding cytochrome c oxidase subunit II — its product is MILGKTVRTLGEAAKALGIVSAGVLALFTVPALAAAGASDAAPAAVAGYTPMKPTPGIGMPVEGGIGLQQQFSKLGEYGEWIHDGVLMPIITAITLFVLLLLVIIAVRFNRRANPVASKTSHNTILEVVWTLVPVLILIGIAVPSIDLIAKQYKPAQKGALTIKVTGNQWFWTYGYPDNGDFEVVSNMLNLPGQPVINNGVREVGSKPWDGPSHLEVDNRMVVPVGEPIRLQITAADVIHSFAVPSLWFKLDAVPGRINEKVLLVEKPGVYYGQCSELCGAKHGYMPIAVEALPRAQYDAWVLSHAGGVIDGQAKPAAAVAPAASTAAAPAAVATAEATEAAASDATAAAE
- the ctaD gene encoding cytochrome c oxidase subunit I — its product is MATTAPEHFQGHVDHHGHADHDHKPSFFARWFMSTNHKDIGTMYLIFAIIAGIIGGAFSGMMRVELAEPGIQYLDIFARWFGATNPDFNSTLHVWNVLITAHGLIMVFFMVMPAMIGGFGNWFVPLMIGAPDMAFPRMNNISFWLTVAGFISLLCSAFVPGGTGLGAGTGWTVYAPLSTTGSPGPAVDFGIFALHLSGAGSIMGAINFITTIFNMRAPGMTMHKMPLFVWSMLVTAFLLLLSLPVLAAAITMLLTDRNFGTTFFDPSGGGDPVLYQHLFWFFGHPEVYIMILPGFGIISQIISTFSKKPVFGYLGMAYAMVAIGVVGFIVWAHHMYATGMSVNTKMYFTAATMVIAVPTGIKIFSWIATMWGGSVEFKSPMVWAIGFIFLFTVGGVTGVVLANGGVDDVLHDTYYVVAHFHYVLSLGAVTALFAGFYYWFPKMSGRMHSEFLAHVHFWIFFVGVNMIFFPMHFLGLQGMPRRYPDYAEAYQHWNHVATIGYMVMATSLVVWFINIAYAFLAGRKAEDSYWGEGATTLEWTLTSPPPFHQFETLPVIEDAAHH